One Nocardioidaceae bacterium SCSIO 66511 genomic window carries:
- a CDS encoding cyclase family protein has protein sequence MSTDDRPTIDTVRMLGEKYSNWARWGTDDQAGTLNHVTREHVVAAAGLVRSGRVVEMGLPLDESGPQDGGGGFGRFNPIHLMIRDGADVAAGTTIRDFYGGEDKHLRGTDDVLILPLQSGTQWDALAHIFFEGRMYNGGEASMVGSKGALVNDITTACDRMVGRGVLLDVPAALGVRWLEPGYVITADDLDRTIERQHSDVGRGDFVFVRTGQIAQIRDRGTWGEYAGGPAPGLGLSSVPWVADREVAAVATDTWGMEVRPNETADTNQPLHIIFIVHMGLWVGEIFDLEPVAQACEQEGRWEFMFSGPPLHITRAVGSPLTPLAIF, from the coding sequence ATGAGCACCGATGATCGGCCGACGATCGATACCGTGCGTATGCTCGGCGAGAAGTACTCGAATTGGGCGCGTTGGGGAACAGACGATCAGGCGGGCACGCTGAACCATGTCACGCGTGAGCACGTTGTCGCTGCCGCCGGCCTCGTGCGAAGCGGCCGTGTGGTCGAGATGGGACTGCCACTGGACGAGTCAGGGCCGCAGGATGGCGGAGGGGGGTTCGGCCGGTTCAACCCGATCCACCTCATGATCCGCGACGGCGCCGATGTTGCGGCCGGGACGACGATCCGCGACTTCTACGGCGGGGAGGACAAACACCTTCGCGGCACGGATGACGTGCTCATTCTCCCGCTTCAGTCCGGAACTCAGTGGGATGCCCTCGCCCACATCTTCTTCGAAGGGCGGATGTACAACGGCGGCGAAGCGTCCATGGTGGGCAGCAAGGGCGCGCTGGTAAACGACATCACAACGGCATGCGACCGCATGGTCGGTCGAGGAGTCCTCCTGGATGTCCCAGCAGCGCTAGGAGTGCGGTGGCTGGAGCCCGGATACGTGATCACCGCGGACGACCTCGATCGCACAATCGAACGTCAGCATAGCGACGTCGGGCGCGGAGACTTCGTGTTCGTCCGAACCGGTCAGATCGCCCAGATACGCGACCGGGGCACATGGGGGGAGTATGCCGGCGGACCGGCGCCCGGGTTGGGGCTGAGCTCGGTGCCCTGGGTTGCCGACCGTGAGGTCGCGGCTGTCGCAACCGACACCTGGGGAATGGAGGTTCGGCCCAACGAAACCGCCGACACCAACCAGCCGTTGCACATCATCTTCATTGTTCATATGGGGCTGTGGGTCGGGGAGATTTTCGATCTCGAGCCAGTCGCGCAGGCGTGCGAACAGGAAGGGCGCTGGGAGTTCATGTTCTCCGGGCCGCCGTTGCACATCACACGAGCCGTGGGCTCCCCACTGACGCCGTTGGCGATCTTTTGA
- a CDS encoding acetyl-CoA acetyltransferase — MTLRSAVAIVGAAEADAHQGHGYSPLGLASRSAVDALAQVGLTTADVDGVFTTSSYHGFPAMSLCEYLGLRPSYVDSTALGGCSFIAHLGHAAAAIATGRCEVALVTYGSTQRTDGGKLVSLSERLAFEEPYDLIHPIGTFGMIAHRHMAEYGTTSDQLAEVAVAARSWAMLNPRAPRREPLTVDDVLNSRVVASPLHKLDCCLVTDGGGSLVLVSGERAGDLTDRPVYVRGAGEAINHRHLLGMADLTTTNAGESAQRALEMADIELADIDSAHVYDAFTIGLLILMEDLGFCPKGEGGPFFAAGHTRPGGPIPLNTSGGGLSYTHPGMLGMFLLLDAIEQLRGHAGERQVPDATHALVHGMGLTLAGHATTILSTEA, encoded by the coding sequence ATGACGTTGCGCAGCGCGGTCGCAATCGTGGGTGCGGCGGAGGCAGATGCACACCAAGGGCACGGATACTCGCCGTTGGGGCTCGCGTCGCGATCTGCCGTTGATGCGCTCGCCCAGGTTGGCCTTACCACGGCGGATGTCGATGGTGTCTTCACCACGTCGTCGTACCACGGATTCCCTGCCATGAGTCTATGCGAGTACCTTGGCCTGCGCCCTTCATACGTCGACAGCACTGCGCTTGGCGGCTGCTCGTTCATCGCGCATCTCGGCCACGCGGCTGCGGCGATCGCCACCGGTCGTTGCGAGGTTGCCCTCGTGACATACGGAAGCACGCAGCGAACCGACGGCGGCAAGCTCGTGAGTCTGTCGGAACGGCTTGCGTTCGAAGAACCGTACGATCTGATCCACCCGATCGGCACGTTCGGGATGATCGCTCACCGCCACATGGCCGAGTACGGGACGACATCGGACCAGCTCGCTGAGGTCGCAGTCGCCGCACGCTCATGGGCGATGCTAAATCCGCGCGCACCCCGACGTGAGCCGCTGACGGTTGATGACGTGCTCAACTCACGGGTGGTCGCAAGCCCACTGCACAAGCTCGATTGTTGTCTGGTCACAGACGGCGGCGGCTCGCTCGTACTCGTTTCGGGGGAGCGGGCGGGCGATCTCACGGACCGACCCGTCTACGTACGCGGAGCAGGCGAGGCGATCAATCACCGCCACTTGCTGGGCATGGCCGATCTGACGACCACCAACGCCGGCGAGAGCGCGCAGCGGGCGCTCGAGATGGCGGACATCGAGTTGGCCGACATCGATAGCGCGCATGTTTACGACGCTTTCACGATCGGCTTGCTGATCTTGATGGAGGACCTGGGGTTCTGCCCGAAAGGTGAGGGAGGTCCCTTCTTCGCCGCGGGTCACACTCGGCCGGGCGGGCCGATCCCACTCAACACCAGCGGCGGAGGCTTGTCGTACACGCACCCGGGGATGCTGGGAATGTTCCTGCTCCTGGACGCGATCGAGCAGCTGCGTGGGCATGCAGGAGAACGTCAAGTACCGGACGCAACCCACGCTCTCGTTCACGGGATGGGCCTGACACTCGCGGGCCACGCAACGACGATTCTATCTACGGAGGCTTGA
- a CDS encoding AMP-binding protein, protein MSEQRDFRTFFEAAVNEVPERPYLISTVDGSVRTYGDIDTQINRAARAWLRLGVRRGDRVSFMLDNSPDFLVAWLGLAKIGGVLVAINTGFQEEEASYLVSDSESILVLSSQAYLPRIADTSRFRHVRSILTLEESETCDSFLACLEAESGSSILDSPSPRPDDLISLIYTSGTTGHPKGVMQTHENFVLTGEAYPHWMGMAPGDRIYACLPLFHINTQAYSTMGAIGAHGAIVLAPRFSAREFWPDIRRHRVNVFNYIGAMAAILSKKDPAADDRQHAVKTAYGVPAPDHETRKALESRFGLTIISGFGMSETTFGLAESLTGDRRPGSMGTPRHHPSLDVPRTEARIVDGKGADVPDGTTGELLLRNAAMMRGYFNDAARTEEALDARGWLHTGDNAWRDKDGFYYFVDRKKDIVRRRGENISSLEVERVIERHPDVLEAAVIGVPSELSDEEVLAYVVLRPGTALDPSAVIDHCATHLARFKIPRFVELTDTLPKTPTAKVQKARLRMMSPAPHRYDHDAASR, encoded by the coding sequence GTGTCTGAGCAGCGCGACTTTCGGACGTTCTTCGAGGCCGCCGTGAATGAGGTACCCGAGCGGCCGTACCTGATCTCGACGGTCGATGGCTCGGTGCGCACGTACGGTGACATCGACACCCAGATCAATCGGGCTGCGCGTGCGTGGCTACGTCTCGGCGTACGCCGCGGTGACCGTGTCTCCTTCATGCTCGATAACTCGCCCGACTTCCTCGTCGCTTGGCTCGGCCTGGCAAAGATCGGGGGCGTTCTGGTCGCTATCAACACAGGCTTCCAAGAGGAGGAGGCGAGTTATCTCGTCTCGGACAGCGAGTCAATCCTGGTCCTGTCATCGCAGGCGTACCTGCCACGAATCGCCGACACCAGTCGGTTTAGGCATGTACGTTCGATCCTGACTCTCGAGGAGAGCGAGACCTGCGACAGTTTCCTCGCCTGTTTGGAGGCAGAGTCCGGCTCGTCCATACTCGACTCCCCGTCGCCTCGGCCAGATGACCTGATCAGCTTGATCTACACATCGGGAACGACCGGGCATCCGAAGGGCGTTATGCAGACGCACGAGAACTTCGTGTTGACAGGCGAGGCGTATCCCCACTGGATGGGAATGGCACCCGGAGACCGGATTTACGCCTGTCTTCCGCTCTTCCACATCAACACACAGGCGTACTCAACGATGGGTGCAATCGGAGCGCACGGCGCCATTGTGCTTGCGCCACGATTCAGCGCCCGCGAGTTCTGGCCAGATATCCGTCGGCACAGAGTCAACGTGTTCAACTACATCGGCGCCATGGCCGCCATCTTGTCGAAGAAGGATCCTGCCGCAGACGATAGACAACACGCTGTGAAGACAGCGTATGGCGTTCCAGCCCCCGACCACGAGACACGCAAAGCACTGGAGTCGCGTTTCGGACTCACCATCATCTCCGGCTTCGGGATGAGCGAGACGACTTTCGGTCTGGCTGAGTCGCTCACCGGCGACCGGCGCCCAGGCTCGATGGGGACCCCCCGCCACCATCCGTCACTAGACGTTCCCAGAACCGAAGCGCGAATCGTCGATGGCAAAGGCGCAGACGTTCCGGATGGAACGACCGGAGAGCTGCTGCTCCGCAACGCCGCGATGATGCGTGGTTATTTCAACGACGCAGCGAGAACCGAAGAAGCGCTTGACGCGCGCGGATGGCTCCACACAGGCGACAACGCGTGGCGGGACAAGGACGGCTTCTACTACTTCGTCGATCGCAAGAAGGACATCGTTCGCCGTCGAGGAGAGAACATCTCCTCATTGGAGGTCGAACGAGTCATCGAACGACATCCCGACGTCTTGGAGGCCGCTGTCATCGGGGTACCTTCCGAACTCTCGGATGAGGAGGTGCTCGCATACGTGGTACTGCGCCCGGGCACAGCGCTCGACCCATCGGCCGTGATCGATCACTGTGCGACGCACCTTGCACGGTTCAAGATTCCCCGCTTCGTCGAGTTGACCGACACTCTGCCGAAGACTCCGACAGCGAAAGTGCAGAAGGCGCGCCTACGTATGATGAGCCCGGCCCCACATCGTTACGACCATGATGCGGCATCCCGATAG
- a CDS encoding IclR family transcriptional regulator, giving the protein MQQVDDNGTYAAGPTLFAVAAAVRQRDSLWRAAAPFLREIAAEHNETTYLTVRDGVRVVFTDQIESTHQLRYVVDLNKPYPLTTGAAGRAILGALTSDAIDRILDEGLVAYTPQSIADPQAYRAQLAQDRELGYAYSASGWVVQGAGVASPYFDAEGECVGALTISAPVYRLDAAAAERLGPSVRSSANALSRRLGWSGRWGPPDGP; this is encoded by the coding sequence GTGCAGCAGGTCGACGACAACGGGACGTACGCGGCGGGGCCGACACTGTTCGCCGTGGCGGCGGCGGTTCGACAGCGCGACTCGCTCTGGCGGGCTGCGGCGCCCTTCCTCCGTGAAATCGCAGCAGAGCACAACGAAACCACCTACCTGACCGTCCGAGACGGTGTACGAGTCGTCTTCACCGACCAGATCGAGAGCACACACCAGCTTCGCTACGTAGTGGACCTGAATAAGCCGTACCCGTTAACCACGGGCGCGGCAGGACGCGCCATTCTCGGCGCGTTGACATCCGATGCGATCGATCGAATTCTGGACGAAGGCCTGGTCGCTTACACGCCGCAGAGCATTGCGGATCCTCAGGCATATCGAGCGCAACTCGCGCAAGATCGCGAGTTGGGCTATGCGTACTCGGCGAGTGGCTGGGTGGTGCAAGGTGCCGGCGTCGCGTCCCCGTACTTCGACGCCGAAGGGGAGTGCGTGGGGGCACTGACGATCAGCGCTCCCGTCTATCGCCTGGACGCGGCCGCCGCGGAGCGGCTCGGACCGTCTGTTCGCTCGAGCGCGAACGCTCTGTCCCGGCGGCTTGGCTGGAGCGGACGCTGGGGACCGCCAGACGGGCCGTAG
- a CDS encoding ABC transporter substrate-binding protein codes for MKVIGSRGDHRRGLTGFALALVAGLTLGACGGPTSPAADQVGADTSVDPALVKLLPSDVKSSKSLKVATGTGYPPLEFTDENGELTGFDVELLRLIGEKLDVTMNFEKVSFDALITSIQGGRYDIGAYGVLDKPERQDLVTFVDHLNTSSSILMRADDDTASDVSTIDDLCGLSAGANAGETQVTDLEAASDRCVKAGDSAIDVQTFTESTDARLALTSSRIDAIVGGTPGLVYYAEQEPRVQIAGKPYRFLPYGLVIAKDRQDLVEAIQKALQQLIDDGTYAELLDKYDLAENGVDKATVNIGTENQG; via the coding sequence ATGAAGGTCATAGGTTCACGGGGTGACCACAGGCGGGGTCTCACGGGCTTCGCGCTGGCTCTGGTTGCCGGGTTGACACTCGGCGCGTGCGGCGGCCCGACGAGTCCAGCCGCTGACCAGGTCGGTGCTGATACGTCGGTGGATCCGGCGCTCGTGAAGCTCCTCCCGTCGGATGTCAAGTCGTCGAAGAGCCTCAAGGTGGCAACCGGTACGGGGTATCCACCCCTGGAGTTCACCGACGAGAACGGGGAACTCACAGGCTTCGACGTAGAGCTGCTGCGCCTTATCGGCGAGAAACTGGACGTCACGATGAACTTCGAGAAGGTGTCGTTCGACGCACTCATCACCAGCATCCAAGGCGGCAGATACGACATCGGGGCTTACGGCGTGCTCGACAAGCCCGAACGCCAAGACCTCGTAACATTCGTGGATCACCTCAACACAAGTTCGTCGATCTTGATGCGGGCTGACGACGACACCGCGAGCGATGTCTCGACGATCGACGACCTCTGCGGGCTATCAGCCGGAGCCAACGCTGGCGAGACGCAAGTGACTGACCTCGAGGCGGCGTCCGATCGTTGCGTAAAGGCTGGCGACTCCGCGATCGACGTCCAGACATTCACCGAGTCCACTGACGCACGCCTCGCCCTGACCTCGTCCAGAATCGACGCTATCGTCGGGGGCACTCCTGGACTCGTGTACTACGCCGAGCAGGAGCCGCGCGTCCAGATCGCCGGCAAGCCATACCGCTTCCTACCGTATGGGCTTGTGATCGCGAAGGATCGTCAAGATCTGGTCGAAGCCATACAGAAGGCCCTTCAGCAACTGATCGACGACGGAACTTACGCGGAACTCCTGGATAAGTACGACCTGGCCGAGAACGGCGTCGACAAAGCCACCGTCAACATTGGAACCGAGAATCAAGGATGA
- a CDS encoding MBL fold metallo-hydrolase has product MSTEPCDAVTITVLVDNFIDMLMPERPGLTRVGMPEHFAARRGTPLAENGIAFVIEVEHGGRTTTILYDAGISALAVRHNADVLDVDLTTIDQVVISHGHPDHFGGIYGALEAIGRRVPVVAHPNAFRPRMITRPDAVLPYFNRDLTQPAIEASGGRLVLVRDALPVAPGVTTSGEIATTVDFEHEVPTGRLCVQDGRLCEDPIDDYLTLLIHVRDLGLVALDPCGHAGVVSAVRHGQELTGVERVHAVMGGFHLGHLGISQNKIDQTADALATLSPALVSPMHCSGFRAQRAVAERIPEAFVQMSVGSRVRLGR; this is encoded by the coding sequence ATGAGTACCGAACCTTGCGACGCCGTCACGATCACGGTGCTTGTCGACAACTTCATCGACATGCTGATGCCGGAACGGCCTGGGTTGACGAGGGTCGGCATGCCGGAGCATTTCGCGGCCCGGCGCGGAACACCCCTAGCGGAGAATGGTATCGCCTTCGTGATCGAGGTCGAGCATGGCGGGCGTACAACGACCATCCTCTACGACGCCGGGATCAGCGCACTCGCGGTGCGACACAACGCTGATGTCCTGGACGTCGATCTGACGACGATCGACCAGGTCGTGATCAGCCATGGTCACCCCGACCACTTCGGCGGAATCTACGGAGCACTAGAAGCCATCGGGCGACGTGTGCCAGTGGTGGCGCACCCGAACGCGTTCCGTCCACGGATGATCACTCGCCCGGACGCCGTGCTGCCGTACTTCAACCGCGACCTGACTCAACCGGCTATCGAAGCTTCCGGCGGTCGGCTCGTTCTCGTCCGCGACGCGCTCCCTGTCGCGCCAGGAGTGACGACAAGCGGCGAGATTGCCACAACGGTCGACTTCGAGCATGAGGTACCAACGGGCCGTCTGTGTGTGCAGGACGGCAGGCTGTGCGAGGATCCGATCGATGACTATCTGACCCTGCTAATTCACGTGCGAGACCTCGGGTTGGTCGCGCTTGATCCGTGCGGCCACGCTGGTGTGGTGAGTGCTGTCAGACACGGTCAGGAACTGACCGGCGTGGAGCGTGTGCATGCCGTCATGGGTGGTTTTCACCTTGGCCATCTCGGAATCTCACAGAACAAGATCGACCAGACGGCGGATGCGCTGGCGACTCTGTCACCGGCGCTTGTATCGCCGATGCATTGCAGCGGATTTAGGGCGCAACGCGCCGTCGCCGAGCGGATTCCGGAGGCGTTCGTCCAGATGTCGGTGGGGTCGCGCGTGCGTCTCGGGCGCTGA
- a CDS encoding DNA cytosine methyltransferase, with protein MLTMTDLFCGGGGSSTGGIQVPGVEIRMAANHWKLAVEVHNANHPDTDHAAVDLHMEDPRYFPRTDLLWASPECTKWSQANGSRPLPAIEEGLFEDPLSDEASLRSRLLMFDVLRFAEHHRYRAMTAENVVDIATQAKYRTAWHLWRHELAKLGYRHRVVSLNSMHAQAGGLPAPQSRDRIYIVCWRNGDTAPDLERALRPNAWCMKCAEVVEAQQAWKKGRTVGRYRQAYVYVHAACGTQVEPGWLPAAAAIDWTIQGTRIGDRDKPLADKTRRRIAAGIARYWSPFHIEAGGNQYDAADPKHRSYGDPNAYYRAWPVNEYLRVLHTAETKALAIPVEGRDGKQARPLGMPMRTQTTRLETAMVVPSGGTWNEDARTVDHPLRALTTREAYGLVTPLHVSMMGSSPTHLDGSARPVDRELRTLTAEGNNDYLLSPYSSGSGSARPISDPVGTLTTRDRYALIQRHNSSRGDGAEMVTPASEYLRTLTTKGHQSIVTPGDLEAADAQVDDCLFRMLEPHEVAAGMAFPPDYQWSGNRRERVRLAGNAVTPPAARDLIGTVADTLAA; from the coding sequence ATGTTGACGATGACCGACCTGTTCTGTGGCGGTGGGGGTTCGTCGACCGGTGGGATCCAGGTCCCCGGCGTCGAGATCCGGATGGCGGCCAACCATTGGAAGCTGGCCGTGGAGGTGCACAACGCGAACCATCCGGACACCGACCACGCTGCGGTCGACCTGCACATGGAAGACCCCCGCTACTTCCCGCGTACCGATCTGTTGTGGGCGTCGCCGGAGTGCACGAAGTGGTCCCAGGCCAACGGCTCGAGGCCCTTGCCTGCGATCGAGGAAGGGCTGTTCGAGGACCCGCTGTCGGATGAGGCGTCGCTACGGTCGCGGTTGCTGATGTTCGACGTGCTCCGGTTCGCCGAGCACCACCGCTATCGGGCGATGACCGCGGAGAACGTCGTCGACATCGCCACCCAGGCCAAGTACCGCACAGCCTGGCACCTGTGGCGCCACGAACTCGCCAAGCTCGGCTACCGCCACCGTGTCGTGTCGCTCAACAGCATGCACGCCCAAGCCGGAGGACTCCCGGCGCCGCAGTCGCGGGACCGGATCTACATCGTGTGCTGGCGCAACGGTGACACCGCACCCGACCTCGAGCGGGCGCTACGCCCGAACGCATGGTGCATGAAATGCGCCGAGGTTGTGGAGGCGCAGCAGGCGTGGAAGAAGGGCCGCACCGTCGGCCGCTACCGCCAGGCCTACGTCTACGTCCACGCCGCCTGCGGCACACAGGTCGAACCCGGGTGGCTGCCCGCCGCCGCCGCGATCGACTGGACCATCCAAGGCACCCGCATCGGCGACCGGGACAAACCCCTCGCCGACAAGACCCGCCGCCGGATCGCGGCCGGGATCGCCCGCTATTGGAGCCCGTTCCACATCGAGGCCGGCGGCAACCAGTACGACGCCGCCGACCCGAAACACCGCTCCTACGGCGACCCGAACGCCTACTACCGGGCATGGCCGGTCAACGAGTACCTCCGGGTCCTGCACACCGCCGAGACCAAGGCACTCGCGATCCCCGTCGAAGGCCGAGACGGCAAACAGGCAAGGCCGCTCGGGATGCCAATGCGAACACAGACGACCCGCCTCGAGACCGCGATGGTCGTCCCATCCGGCGGCACCTGGAACGAAGACGCACGCACCGTCGACCATCCGCTTCGGGCGCTCACCACCCGCGAGGCCTACGGGCTGGTGACGCCGCTGCACGTGTCGATGATGGGATCCAGCCCCACTCACCTCGACGGCTCCGCACGGCCCGTCGACCGCGAACTGCGCACGCTCACCGCCGAAGGGAACAACGACTACCTCCTCTCGCCCTACTCCAGTGGGAGCGGGTCCGCGAGGCCGATCAGTGATCCGGTTGGGACGTTGACGACCCGTGACCGCTACGCCCTGATCCAACGGCACAACTCCAGCCGGGGCGACGGAGCCGAGATGGTCACCCCAGCCTCGGAGTATCTGCGCACGTTGACGACCAAGGGCCACCAGTCGATCGTCACGCCCGGCGATCTCGAGGCCGCCGACGCGCAGGTCGACGACTGCCTGTTCCGGATGCTTGAGCCCCACGAGGTCGCCGCCGGGATGGCATTCCCGCCCGACTACCAATGGTCGGGGAACCGGCGTGAACGCGTCCGCCTCGCAGGCAACGCTGTCACCCCACCCGCAGCACGCGACCTCATCGGCACTGTCGCCGACACGCTCGCCGCCTAG
- a CDS encoding MurR/RpiR family transcriptional regulator, translating to MMNDSMLLPANGIQVFFVNGSARIRFPATQQGARVTPSCAEPAIPHGDDPSPSTTSSREADSLAALFEGKTLTPAHRRIAHYLLTEATDDVAYQSVTAIADRVGVSQPSVSRFATAVGFPNFAALRKEIRRRLREAPSDLVEADQDTEYLAIDGEVEALRRLRGQSELHVELQRAVEAITASPVLPVVGLRISAPLAAFFAQFAFKILPDVHLITGGDSQMLDGLERSRRLGATAAVVLCVPRYPTETAEAMRFANSIGLEVILISDSPLGVLADLASVRLWAPVNHRFTFDSPAAHVTLLSLLLDRLAESVPGANERLEAFDQLAQSNTLFLS from the coding sequence ATGATGAATGACAGTATGCTGTTGCCAGCGAACGGCATACAGGTATTCTTTGTCAATGGTTCTGCGAGAATTCGCTTCCCGGCAACACAGCAAGGAGCACGCGTGACCCCCTCATGTGCCGAGCCAGCGATACCCCACGGCGATGACCCCTCACCTTCGACCACGTCCTCGCGGGAAGCCGACAGCCTCGCGGCACTGTTCGAGGGGAAGACCCTCACGCCCGCGCATCGCCGGATCGCCCACTATCTGCTCACCGAGGCGACCGACGACGTTGCGTATCAGAGCGTCACCGCGATCGCCGATCGGGTAGGTGTCAGCCAGCCATCTGTCTCGAGATTTGCCACTGCAGTCGGGTTTCCCAACTTTGCGGCCCTCCGCAAGGAGATCCGCCGGCGACTGCGCGAGGCGCCGAGTGATCTGGTCGAAGCTGACCAGGACACTGAGTACTTGGCGATTGACGGAGAGGTTGAGGCGCTGCGGCGACTGCGAGGCCAAAGCGAACTGCACGTTGAGTTGCAACGCGCCGTCGAGGCGATCACGGCCTCCCCAGTCCTACCCGTTGTAGGTCTTCGGATCTCCGCACCCTTGGCTGCGTTCTTCGCCCAGTTTGCCTTCAAGATCCTGCCCGACGTGCATCTGATCACGGGCGGCGATAGCCAGATGCTGGACGGCCTCGAAAGATCGCGCCGCCTCGGCGCTACGGCTGCCGTGGTCCTATGCGTACCGAGATACCCGACCGAAACTGCGGAAGCGATGCGGTTCGCCAACAGCATCGGACTAGAAGTGATCCTAATCAGCGACTCTCCGTTGGGGGTCCTGGCCGATCTCGCTTCAGTACGTCTCTGGGCGCCTGTCAATCATCGCTTCACATTTGACAGCCCTGCCGCGCACGTCACTCTCCTATCGCTACTGCTCGACCGCCTGGCCGAATCGGTGCCTGGAGCCAACGAACGTCTAGAAGCATTCGATCAACTGGCCCAATCAAACACGCTATTCCTGAGCTAG
- a CDS encoding esterase family protein, with the protein MDRRRLLAAGMATAAAAVSHGQHAAEAAAPASQGGRVIKNIAMKSAMLDIDVLHTMYLPPGYGRHGRRYPLIYLLHGGPNTNTSWAETGDLKRIVDAAIARRRVRPVIIAMPDARRDPRIPSEEQQLTFYMDDLDGNFRYQTMLIEEFLPHVESHYDVLPGVRGIGGHSMGGYGALACAMLHPGTFLGAFALSAAHRTDQQITGLDMDLYNHGYGKAWGEDLAGTDRLNDAYNYYNLRDIIQRTPVSELSASEYFLDVGAYDPFFEGNADLHVALTRKDIPHRFMAREGEHNWAYWTTGMPAALGFLDRAFSDANG; encoded by the coding sequence ATGGACCGACGTCGACTACTCGCCGCCGGCATGGCGACTGCTGCGGCCGCCGTATCGCACGGTCAACACGCGGCTGAGGCTGCGGCGCCCGCAAGCCAGGGCGGACGCGTCATCAAGAACATCGCGATGAAGAGCGCCATGCTAGATATCGACGTGCTTCACACGATGTATCTACCGCCCGGCTACGGCAGGCACGGTCGGAGGTACCCGCTGATCTACCTACTGCACGGCGGTCCGAACACGAACACCTCTTGGGCGGAAACGGGTGACCTCAAACGCATCGTCGACGCCGCAATCGCGCGGAGGCGGGTTCGTCCCGTGATCATCGCGATGCCCGATGCCCGCCGCGATCCTCGCATACCGTCCGAAGAGCAGCAGCTGACCTTCTACATGGACGACCTAGACGGCAACTTTCGCTATCAGACCATGCTCATTGAAGAGTTCCTCCCTCACGTCGAATCACACTACGATGTTCTACCCGGAGTCCGCGGTATCGGCGGACATTCGATGGGCGGCTACGGAGCGTTAGCATGCGCAATGCTCCATCCCGGTACGTTTCTCGGTGCCTTCGCGCTGAGTGCCGCGCATCGGACGGACCAGCAGATCACGGGCCTCGACATGGATCTCTACAACCACGGCTACGGCAAGGCATGGGGCGAGGACCTTGCAGGAACCGACCGTCTCAACGACGCCTACAACTACTACAATCTGCGCGACATCATCCAACGAACCCCAGTGAGCGAACTGAGCGCAAGTGAATACTTTCTGGACGTGGGCGCATACGACCCGTTCTTCGAAGGCAACGCAGATCTCCACGTCGCGCTCACCAGGAAGGACATTCCGCACCGCTTCATGGCGCGAGAGGGTGAGCACAACTGGGCGTACTGGACGACCGGCATGCCGGCCGCGCTGGGGTTTCTAGACCGCGCATTCAGCGATGCCAATGGCTGA
- a CDS encoding OB-fold domain-containing protein has protein sequence MHSWTTQVPSRRREENGDVARTLVLVELDEGFRAMADFVGCSGEPKVGLRVEVTWQRVEDGLTLPQFRALSGGAV, from the coding sequence GTGCACTCGTGGACGACACAGGTCCCGTCGCGGCGCCGCGAGGAGAATGGGGATGTCGCACGCACGCTGGTACTAGTTGAACTCGACGAGGGCTTTCGTGCCATGGCCGACTTCGTCGGATGTAGCGGTGAGCCGAAGGTCGGACTCAGGGTCGAGGTGACGTGGCAACGCGTCGAGGACGGCCTGACCCTTCCTCAGTTCCGGGCACTCTCAGGAGGTGCCGTATGA